The following are encoded together in the Populus trichocarpa isolate Nisqually-1 chromosome 5, P.trichocarpa_v4.1, whole genome shotgun sequence genome:
- the LOC7464696 gene encoding uncharacterized protein LOC7464696 encodes MKRLTPWSDEEDDSSSSSGSDSEGAAADKKSSRQKKSKGKSGKLKSGGAVDFEALRQHGYKGGLSVLSVPAPIDDTKPDWTWSSGKERRETTDVGESYQERQKTRYALRDGEALMNVQTSKEKKNMSFQQKEKRKRELGQASRGKNYVEEEKRLLRESGVYSGFDT; translated from the exons ATGAAGAGGCTAACGCCGTGGAGTGATGAGGAGGATGATTCCTCGTCGTCTTCGGGTTCAGATTCAGAGGGTGCAGCAGCTGACAAGAAATCATCGAGACAAAAGAAATCTAAAG GCAAGTCTGGAAAGCTCAAGAGTGGTGGTGCTGTGGACTTTGAAGCGTTGAGACAACATGGGTATAAAGGGGGGCTGTCAGTCCTGAGTGTGCCAGCACCAATAGATGACACGAAACCAGACTGGACTTGGTCTTCTGGCAAAGAGCGTCGCGAAACCACGGATGTTGGAGAATCCTACCAAGAACGACAGAAAACAAGATATGCATTGAGGGATGGAGAGGCTTTGATGAATGTGCAAActtcaaaagagaagaaaaatatgtcATTCCAGCAGAAAGAGAAGAGGAAACGAGAGCTTGGTCAGGCAAGTAGGGGGAAGAATTAtgttgaagaagagaagaggttgTTAAGGGAAAGCGGTGTCTACTCTGGTTTTGATACGTGA